TTTGCCTCGTCGCCTGCGGTGCTGAAGCCCTTTGGTATCGATGTCGCCATGGCCGGTGCTCAGACCATACATGCCAGTTTTGCCATGGACGGCATGGAGATGGGGCTTAACAAATACCGGCTGCTGCAGAAGCCCGATGGCCGCTGGCATGGGGATATTACGTTGCCGGTGTGTGTGCAGGGGCGCAGTGACTGGATCGCGCGTATTGACGTTGAAACCGCCGCCGGGCTGCAGCGCTATCAGTTTACCTTCAAGGCGGAGTCGCGCTGAGGGCTGGCGGGTGCTGGCTAATCGGCTGCCGCTTTTACCAGACTGCTGTGCGTGTAGACATGCTGCTTGCCGTGGCTGTCCTGCACATGCAATTTGAACGTGACATTTGAGCCTGCTTTCAGCGGGGCCTTCAGATCAAACAGCATCAGGTGAAAGCCGCCTGGCTCCAGATTGACCGCTTGCTGCGCTTTTAATGGCAAGGTTTCCAGCATGCGCATCCGCATGACACCGTCGTTCATGGTCATGCTGTGTATTTCCACCGATCCTGCAACATCGCTTTCCACTTTGGTCAGGGTGGCGTCTTCAGCGCTGGTCAGTGTCATGTAGGCTGCGCCCACGGCTTGTCCCGGTGCGGTGGCACGTACCCAGTCATGGCTGATGCGCAAGGCATCGGCTGCCCAGACGCTCTGGGTGGCAGACAATAACAGGCATAAGGCGATACATCTGAGCTGTTGGAACATGGGCATGACTCCTTATTCTTCCAGGAATTCGTCAGGTTCTATGGGTTGTGTAATACGGTAACCCTCGTCTGCCCACAAGCCCAGGTCAATCAGCTTGCAGCGCTCGGAGCAAAAGGGACGAAAACGGTTTTCGACAGAGTATTCGGATAC
Above is a window of Methylovorus glucosotrophus DNA encoding:
- a CDS encoding copper chaperone PCu(A)C; the protein is MFQQLRCIALCLLLSATQSVWAADALRISHDWVRATAPGQAVGAAYMTLTSAEDATLTKVESDVAGSVEIHSMTMNDGVMRMRMLETLPLKAQQAVNLEPGGFHLMLFDLKAPLKAGSNVTFKLHVQDSHGKQHVYTHSSLVKAAAD
- a CDS encoding DNA gyrase inhibitor YacG produces the protein MQPVKPIKKRLVTCPQCQAVSEYSVENRFRPFCSERCKLIDLGLWADEGYRITQPIEPDEFLEE